In a single window of the Spodoptera frugiperda isolate SF20-4 chromosome 19, AGI-APGP_CSIRO_Sfru_2.0, whole genome shotgun sequence genome:
- the LOC118269109 gene encoding uncharacterized protein LOC118269109 codes for MQELIARQKEIIDNIHKIHSNFNKDSASRRTDSYIKKRISSLDSLWAEFDINHTQLLQSGDDYSGQEYFKKDVFKDTQRLYERIKGLIQNFNPSVEEELNPPTQARPALSDLMSEQKTNFRALQRLINSIDITKIVEKWELEDELKRLQSRWRDIDNLHLKIDNISQGEDETYEQEFSVYEKKYKDTRRVLNRKISSTAHQYEATPKMDVPTFHGDYVQWPTFLDLYKSSIHDNPTLTNAQKMQHLKGKLKGEAHRLIQHLNVSSDNYETAWNLLFHRYNNLQVLFTKHIELFLNQRTIEKQTSNEIKRIYDTTMESIHAIHNLGVDTTTWDPILVHLLVKKLDPETRTDYMESRKTPRELPEFEELMAFLEGKFTALEPVGKREKDWSSTNNKGNSSFSAGNKTKFVHAASTTMNCCICNSANHALYHCRNFVTMSPEQKLKIVTKHRLCSNCLYVHDKRGCNSMKTCRICNKKHHSLLHDSYHEPDATGGHTTVKSSRQNSSNNITSDDDEILLTTVQIRVRAIDDTYMTFRALLDQGSQVTLITENVAQRLGLPRRQLNASVTGVGASMKRSKGIVKLDCTSIHGDYAFSAEALVLPKLLNSLPHNTLERKQYPHIQHIQLADPDYYISKQIDILLDAKVYSEIIMSGLIKGSETEPIAQQTKLGWILSGRVQTFHCNVVLNGIEDIANYWEMEEISTDSNTMTKQEQFCEELYAQTTRRLPDGRYEVRLPMKEGFEKHLGHSKARAVAQFKQLENRLLMNDKLSHNYQEFIHEYEKLGHMKECYERKEPACYLPHHGVIKESSTTTKLRVVFNASSKTSTGSSLNDLMECGPKLQQDIQELLLRWRTYEFVYTADCEKMYRCILLQSDQQQLQKIVWRDNPQHFLKEYKLCTVTYGMKAAPFLAMRTMQQLASDDQHKYPLAAEVLKNDFYVDDLLSGSHTIEQAREIQHQLIEMLKGAKINLRKWCSNSCELLSSLSNEHINPSTIDFKNANSTNALGLQWNPATDMFTFHRFEESNKNCTKRIMLSNISKIFDPLGWLSPLTIRAKLLFQKIWMVDMEWDDMVPEDIREEWTKLLGDLKNIDKITIPRWTGNLHSTLELHGFCDASERAFAAVIYLKSVNAKGHSIVRMMASKTKLAPRKNTMTLPRLELCGARLLSKLLEKVIKALKQTDVQIYCWTDSLVVLGWLQGNPARWKAFVANRTKEILDIVPSSCWRHVSSSDNAADCATRGLTISQLLQHTLWWEGPAWIKDDIPSEVMKFDLPQMEVKRNVHTHTAQRSDSIIEDILNKHSSITYVVRVIARVLRFITNVHHRVVTHSSSSSMKHNTLGIAYDAPDRAPYLTAIDIEKAYEVIIKAVQATEFQVEILRLRQGSTLTSKSNLLPLDPYLDNKNILRVGGRLQHSKLKEHSKHPMIIPKDTHFTGLIIQHAHLQTLHGGPSLTLAYLRQRYWILGGIRTIKKYLRNCVRCVRFNRHNHHQKMAELPEPRVTPSRPFTHTGVDFTGQVELKANKGRGIKTTRGYIAVFVCFATKAIHLELVSDLSTPAFLAAFKRMCARRGTPKHMYSDNGTNFVGASRLLRKEYKEVLEVINQDWLSYVAEMGVTWHLNAPAWPSAGGLWEAAVKSTKHHLKRVLGEQKLTFEEFTTLLAQIEACLNSRPLCALTEDAEDHYLTPGHFLTGGPLLSPPMTDLDPRCIRTRWQLTEKMHRDFWRKWSADYLQHLQTRAKWHHSKENLKIDDVVLIREDNMPPTKWALGRVKEVHPGLDGHVRVATLKTKSGETKRPIIKLIPLPVHTKKDNPDTSTEDERDDPLSNKED; via the coding sequence ATGCAAGAACTTATCGCAAGGCAAAAGGAAATCATTGACAACATCCACAAGATTCACAGCAATTTCAACAAGGACTCGGCCAGCAGGAGGACTGATTCTTACATCAAGAAACGGATAAGTAGTCTTGACTCCCTATGGGCAGAGTTCGACATAAACCACACACAGCTGCTGCAGTCTGGTGATGATTACTCAGGGCAGGAGTACTTTAAGAAGGATGTCTTCAAGGATACTCAAAGGCTCTACGAGAGAATCAAAGGCTTGATTCAAAATTTCAACCCTTCAGTGGAAGAGGAACTCAACCCTCCAACTCAAGCAAGACCTGCTCTTAGCGATTTGATGAGTGAGCAAAAGACAAACTTTCGAGCCTTGCAAAGGCTCATCAATAGCATTGATATTACAAAAATTGTGGAGAAGTGGGAGCTGGAGGATGAATTAAAGCGCCTACAATCGAGATGGCGTGACATTGACAACCTTCACCTTAAGATTGACAACATCTCGCAAGGTGAGGATGAAACTTACGAACAAGAATTTTCTGTGTACgagaaaaaatacaaagataCGAGAAGAGTCTTAAATCGAAAGATATCTTCAACTGCACATCAGTACGAGGCGACCCCTAAGATGGACGTACCTACGTTTCATGGTGACTACGTTCAGTGGCCAACATTCTTGGATCTGTACAAGAGTAGCATCCATGATAACCCCACGTTAACTAACGCACAAAAAATGCAACATTTGAAAGGGAAGTTAAAGGGTGAAGCTCATCGTCTTATTCAACATCTGAACGTGTCGTCGGACAACTACGAGACCGCTTGGAATCTGTTATTTCATCGCTATAATAACCTACAAGTGTTATTCACTAAGCACATTGAATTATTTCTCAATCAGCGCACTATTGAGAAGCAAACTTCTAATGAGATCAAGCGAATCTATGATACAACGATGGAAAGTATTCACGCGATACACAATTTGGGAGTAGATACGACTACTTGGGACCCTATCCTCGTGCATTTGTTGGTGAAGAAACTGGACCCAGAAACAAGAACGGACTACATGGAATCACGGAAGACACCACGGGAACTTCCAGAGTTTGAGGAACTTATGGCGTTCCTTGAGGGAAAGTTTACAGCACTTGAACCCGTTGGCAAAAGGGAGAAAGATTGGTCATCAACAAACAACAAAGGAAATTCGTCTTTCAGTGCTGGAAATAAGACAAAGTTCGTACACGCTGCGTCAACAACAATGAATTGTTGCATCTGCAATAGTGCAAATCACGCATTATACCACTGCAGGAACTTTGTAACTATGTCACCAGAGCAAAAATTGAAAATAGTTACGAAACATCGACTCTGCAGTAATTGTTTGTATGTTCATGACAAACGCGGTTGCAATTCTATGAAAACTTGTAGAATATGCAATAAGAAACATCATTCGTTATTGCACGACTCGTATCATGAACCCGACGCAACAGGAGGTCATACAACAGTTAAATCATCGCGTCAAAATAGCTCGAATAACATAACCAGCGATGACGACGAGATTCTCTTGACAACAGTACAGATACGCGTACGAGCTATTGACGACACATACATGACGTTTAGAGCACTGTTAGATCAGGGTTCACAAGTAACCCTCATCACTGAAAACGTCGCGCAACGCCTAGGATTACCCCGCCGCCAGTTGAACGCTTCAGTAACGGGCGTGGGCGCCTCGATGAAGAGAAGCAAGGGCATAGTCAAACTCGACTGCACGTCAATTCACGGTGACTACGCGTTCTCGGCTGAAGCTTTGGTTCTaccaaaactactgaacagcTTGCCACACAATACACTTGAAAGGAAACAATATCCTCACATTCAACACATTCAACTCGCTGATCCTgattattacatttcaaaacaaattgacATTCTACTGGATGCCAAAGTTTACTCGGAAATTATCATGAGCGGTTTGATCAAAGGATCGGAGACAGAACCCATCGCCCAACAAACAAAATTAGGTTGGATTTTATCCGGACGAGTGCAAACATTCCACTGCAATGTAGTACTCAATGGGATTGAAGACATTGCGAATTATTGGGAGATGGAAGAAATCTCAACGGACTCAAATACGATGACGAAACAGGAACAATTCTGTGAGGAACTGTATGCACAAACAACTAGGAGATTACCAGACGGGAGATACGAAGTACGCTTGCCGATGAAAGAGGGTTTCGAAAAACATCTAGGACATTCTAAAGCACGAGCAGTGGCCCAGTTTAAACAATTGGAAAATCGCCTACTCATGAATGACAAGCTGAGTCATAATTATCAAGAATTTATACACGAGTACGAAAAACTGGGACACATGAAAGAATGCTACGAACGCAAAGAGCCTGCGTGTTATTTACCACATCATGGCGTAATCAAAGAATCTTCTACAACTACAAAGTTACGTGTGGTGTTTAACGCATCTTCTAAAACATCTACGGGAAGTAGTTTGAACGATTTGATGGAATGCGGTCCTAAATTACAACAGGATATTCAAGAACTACTACTCAGATGGCGCACTTATGAATTCGTGTACACAGCTGATTGTGAGAAGATGTATCGGTGTATTCTTCTCCAATCGGATCAACAACAGCTTCAGAAGATCGTATGGCGAGATAACCCGCAACATTTTTTGAAAGAATACAAACTTTGCACTGTTACCTACGGCATGAAAGCCGCACCCTTCTTAGCTATGCGCACAATGCAACAACTTGCAAGTGACGACCAACATAAATACCCCTTGGCAGCTGAAGTGCTTAAAAATGACTTCTACGTCGACGACCTACTTAGTGGAAGTCATACCATCGAACAAGCACGAGAAATCCAACACCAGCTGATCGAGATGCTGAAAGGCGCAAAAATTAACCTAAGAAAATGGTGTAGTAACAGCTGTGAATTATTATCATCGTTGTCGAATGAGCACATTAATCCGTCTACAATTGACTTCAAAAATGCTAACTCGACAAACGCGCTCGGATTACAGTGGAACCCGGCTACGGATATGTTTACATTTCATCGATTTGAAGAATCCAACAAAAACTGCACGAAACGAATTATGCTAtcaaatatttccaaaatatttgacCCGCTAGGTTGGCTTTCCCCACTTACGATAAGAGCCAAATTACTGTTCCAAAAAATCTGGATGGTGGATATGGAGTGGGATGACATGGTCCCGGAGGACATTCGTGAAGAATGGACCAAATTGTTAGGTGATTTAAAGAACATCGACAAGATTACCATCCCACGATGGACCGGAAATCTACACTCAACGCTAGAACTACACGGATTCTGTGATGCGTCTGAAAGAGCGTTTGCTGCAGTTATATACCTCAAGTCAGTCAACGCTAAAGGACACTCCATCGTAAGAATGATGGCATCCAAGACAAAACTCGCACCACGCAAAAATACAATGACGTTGCCACGATTAGAGCTGTGTGGTGCACGGCTACTATCTAAATTGTTAGAAAAGGTGATAAAAGCTTTGAAACAGACTGACGTTCAAATATACTGCTGGACCGATTCCTTAGTTGTACTAGGATGGCTCCAAGGAAATCCCGCTCGCTGGAAGGCTTTCGTAGCGAATCGGACGAAGGAGATCCTTGACATTGTACCGTCATCGTGCTGGCGACATGTAAGCTCAAGTGATAACGCAGCTGATTGCGCAACTAGAGGTCTCACAATATCACAGTTGTTACAACATACACTATGGTGGGAAGGCCCTGCGTGGATCAAAGATGACATCCCTAGTGAAGTCATGAAATTTGACCTCCCTCAAATGGAGGTGAAAAGGaatgtacacacacatacagCTCAAAGATCAGACTCGATCATTGAAGATATATTGAACAAACACAGTTCAATAACCTATGTCGTGCGAGTTATAGCGCGCGTGTTACGTTTCATAACAAACGTACATCACCGCGTGGTGACACACTCGTCGTCGTCAAGTATGAAACATAATACGCTGGGAATTGCTTACGATGCACCTGATCGTGCGCCGTATTTAACTGCCATTGACATTGAAAAAGCTTATGAAGTGATTATCAAAGCAGTTCAGGCTACAGAATTTCAAGTTGAAATTCTACGACTCAGACAAGGAAGTACATTGACTTCAAAGAGTAATCTACTGCCACTGGATCCATATTTGGATAATAAGAATATTCTGAGAGTAGGTGGAAGACTTCAACACTCAAAACTAAAAGAACACTCAAAGCATCCGATGATTATTCCGAAAGATACACATTTTACAGGACTAATCATCCAGCACGCACATCTCCAAACTCTACACGGTGGACCGAGTCTTACCTTGGCATATCTAAGACAACGATACTGGATACTCGGTGGGATTCGGACCATTAAGAAATACCTAAGAAATTGTGTGAGATGTGTACGGTTCAATCGCCACAATCATCATCAGAAGATGGCCGAGTTACCGGAGCCACGAGTGACACCGTCTAGGCCATTTACTCACACTGGCGTGGACTTCACAGgtcaagtggagctgaaggcaaacAAAGGACGTGGGATAAAAACGACCCGAGGATATATCGCGGTATTCGTATGTTTTGCTACAAAAGCGATTCACCTCGAACTTGTGTCCGACTTGAGTACACCGGCGTTTTTAGCAGCCTTTAAGCGAATGTGCGCTAGAAGAGGAACACCTAAACACATGTATAGCGATAATGGCACTAATTTCGTAGGAGCCTCACGTCTCCTCAGAAAAGAATATAAAGAAGTATTAGAGGTGATAAACCAAGACTGGTTATCCTATGTTGCGGAAATGGGCGTTACATGGCATCTTAACGCGCCTGCGTGGCCCAGCGCTGGAGGCCTTTGGGAAGCTGCGGTCAAAAGCACAAAACACCACTTGAAACGGGTTCTAGGCGAGCAAAAACTAACTTTCGAAGAGTTTACTACACTCCTTGCTCAAATAGAAGCGTGCCTGAATTCTCGACCACTTTGTGCACTGACAGAGGATGCAGAAGATCATTACTTAACGCCGGGACATTTTCTGACAGGAGGACCTCTGTTGTCTCCTCCAATGACGGATCTTGATCCGAGATGCATTAGAACTCGATGGCAACTTACAGAGAAAATGCATCGGGATTTCTGGCGAAAATGGTCTGCCGATTACCTTCAGCATCTACAAACGAGAGCTAAATGGCATCATTCGAAGGAAAACTTGAAAATTGATGACGTCGTTCTGATACGAGAGGATAATATGCCACCAACCAAATGGGCATTGGGTCGCGTGAAAGAGGTACATCCTGGACTGGATGGTCACGTACGAGTCGCTACTTTGAAGACTAAGAGTGGTGAAACTAAGCGACCAATCATCAAGTTGATCCCGTTACCTGTACACACGAAGAAGGACAATCCTGATACCAGTACAGAAGACGAAAGAGATGACCCGTTATCCAACAAAGAGGACTAA